A stretch of the Actinomyces faecalis genome encodes the following:
- the mraZ gene encoding division/cell wall cluster transcriptional repressor MraZ, whose amino-acid sequence MFLGTHAPRLDDKGRLILPAKFREELAGGVVLTRGQEHCLYAFTTAEFERMYAQLREAPLAQKQARDYVRVMLSGADSQIPDKQGRITLPAPLRAYAGLSKDLAVIGAGARVEIWDAQAWQTYLAAQEQVFADTAEEIIPGFF is encoded by the coding sequence GTGTTCCTGGGTACGCACGCCCCTCGCCTCGACGACAAGGGCCGGCTCATCCTCCCGGCCAAGTTCCGTGAGGAGCTGGCTGGGGGAGTGGTGCTGACCCGCGGTCAGGAGCACTGTCTCTACGCCTTCACCACCGCCGAGTTCGAGCGCATGTACGCCCAGCTGCGAGAGGCCCCCCTCGCGCAGAAGCAGGCACGCGACTACGTCCGCGTCATGCTCTCGGGCGCCGACTCCCAGATCCCCGACAAGCAGGGGCGCATCACGCTTCCTGCGCCGCTGCGTGCCTACGCGGGCCTGTCCAAGGACCTGGCGGTCATCGGGGCTGGAGCGCGTGTGGAGATCTGGGACGCCCAGGCGTGGCAGACCTATCTGGCTGCCCAGGAGCAGGTCTTCGCGGACACCGCCGAGGAGATCATCCCCGGCTTCTTCTAG
- a CDS encoding DUF3040 domain-containing protein, which translates to MALTEREQQVLRDLEEQLHEDDPTLVSSMRQGDRQPGRLSPRHVGAGVALVLLGLTVVIVGVAVGHGIVSILIGVAGFALAVWGVTLMLTRTESLRAGRGATRSAGTSRPARRASFMDRQSERWERRRDNER; encoded by the coding sequence ATGGCACTGACAGAGCGCGAGCAGCAGGTGCTGCGCGACCTCGAGGAACAGCTCCACGAGGACGACCCCACGCTGGTGAGCTCGATGCGGCAGGGTGACAGGCAGCCTGGCCGCCTGTCTCCTCGTCATGTCGGCGCTGGTGTCGCCCTGGTCCTGCTGGGGCTGACGGTGGTCATCGTCGGTGTCGCGGTCGGGCACGGGATCGTCTCGATCCTCATCGGGGTGGCTGGCTTCGCGCTCGCGGTGTGGGGCGTGACGCTCATGCTGACCCGTACCGAGAGCCTGCGAGCAGGCCGAGGTGCGACTCGCTCTGCCGGTACCAGCCGTCCGGCTCGCCGCGCCTCCTTCATGGACCGTCAGTCCGAGCGCTGGGAGCGCCGGCGCGACAACGAGCGCTGA
- the dinB gene encoding DNA polymerase IV, with protein sequence MSRAPRNEAARRSWGEDDSATPILHVDMDAFYASVELLEHPELVGCPVVVGGTDGRGVVSAASYEARAYGVSSAMSMSQALRRCPQAVVLPVRHAHYSRVSRQVMSILEQVTPVLEKVSVDEAFLDVSGARRRMGSPVVIGRWIRSQVRSQLGLPASVGIAATKFVAKLASSHAKPDGLLLVPAGATQDFLDVLPVGAMWGVGDKSAQALARWGITDVRTLAATDVRRLERILGTAAGRHLWDLAHGIDPRPVTVGREEKSVGTESTFFDTLTSREDARRVLLDQSHQCAERLRDSGTRARVVVLKARGADFTTLTRSRTLSAPTDLARDVFAVVESLFAGLPVPPGGYRLLGVRCEGLVRGDDGVQLALDEDPRRGASERAADAVRRRWGAAVVGPASLLPGRSQTRSRTQPPGPEEPRSRHRS encoded by the coding sequence ATGAGTCGAGCACCGAGGAACGAGGCAGCGCGCCGTTCCTGGGGCGAGGACGACTCCGCCACACCGATCCTTCACGTGGACATGGACGCCTTCTACGCCTCGGTCGAGCTCCTGGAGCACCCTGAGCTGGTGGGCTGTCCCGTCGTCGTGGGAGGTACGGACGGACGTGGTGTGGTCTCGGCCGCCTCCTACGAGGCCCGTGCCTACGGCGTGAGCTCGGCGATGTCGATGAGCCAGGCGCTGCGCCGCTGCCCGCAGGCCGTGGTGCTCCCGGTACGTCACGCCCACTACTCGCGCGTGTCCCGCCAGGTCATGAGCATCCTGGAGCAGGTCACGCCGGTCCTGGAGAAGGTCAGCGTGGACGAGGCCTTTCTCGACGTCTCAGGCGCCAGGCGCCGCATGGGCTCGCCGGTGGTCATCGGTCGCTGGATCCGCTCCCAGGTACGAAGCCAGCTGGGGCTGCCGGCGTCCGTCGGCATCGCGGCGACCAAGTTCGTGGCCAAGCTTGCCTCCTCCCACGCCAAGCCGGACGGTCTGCTGCTGGTGCCGGCAGGGGCCACCCAGGACTTCCTCGACGTGCTGCCGGTGGGGGCCATGTGGGGTGTGGGGGACAAGAGCGCCCAGGCGCTGGCCCGGTGGGGCATCACCGACGTGCGTACCCTGGCGGCGACCGACGTGCGCCGTCTGGAGAGGATCCTGGGGACCGCGGCCGGCCGCCACCTGTGGGACCTGGCTCACGGGATCGACCCGCGCCCGGTGACGGTGGGGCGTGAGGAGAAGTCGGTCGGGACGGAGTCGACCTTCTTCGACACCCTGACCAGCCGCGAGGACGCCCGTCGTGTCCTGCTCGACCAGTCCCACCAGTGCGCCGAGCGGCTGAGGGACAGCGGGACCCGGGCCCGTGTCGTGGTGCTCAAGGCCCGGGGAGCGGACTTCACGACCCTGACGCGCTCGCGGACCCTGAGCGCGCCGACGGACCTGGCCAGGGACGTCTTCGCCGTCGTCGAGTCCCTCTTCGCTGGTCTACCGGTCCCGCCCGGCGGGTACCGGCTGCTCGGGGTACGCTGCGAAGGGCTCGTGCGCGGCGACGACGGCGTCCAGCTGGCCCTGGACGAGGACCCGCGGCGTGGCGCCTCTGAGAGGGCGGCGGACGCGGTCAGGCGTCGGTGGGGCGCGGCGGTCGTGGGGCCGGCGAGTCTGCTGCCGGGCAGGTCCCAGACGCGCAGCCGCACGCAGCCACCCGGTCCCGAGGAGCCTCGGAGCCGGCACCGGTCCTGA
- a CDS encoding spermidine synthase encodes MTPRRRSRASSATTRSRQAPSLEDLPTGPVTTSLSVARLERRESGVLLLLDDTESSWIDLRDPAHLDFEYQQQMNAVLKVLMPEPRPVRAAHLGGAGCALARAWEARRPGSTQLAVEIDAVLAERVRRWFDLPRAPRLRIRVGDAAEVAPSLRPGEWDAVVRDVFARGSVPSGCQAVQFHAACLQALAPGGVYLANLPSLPRQEAGADLAAIREVFPAVMVVADPAHARGKRRGNLVALARREPWSAGERDEIERAVRRLPLPVRTWLPQDPALPRT; translated from the coding sequence GTGACACCACGACGCCGTTCCAGGGCCTCCTCCGCCACCACCCGTTCCCGCCAGGCCCCCAGCCTGGAGGACCTGCCCACCGGGCCGGTGACCACCAGCCTGTCCGTCGCCCGCCTGGAGCGGAGGGAGAGCGGGGTGCTTCTCCTCCTGGACGACACGGAGTCCTCGTGGATCGACCTGCGCGACCCGGCCCACCTCGACTTTGAGTACCAGCAGCAGATGAACGCCGTGCTGAAGGTGCTGATGCCTGAGCCCCGCCCTGTGCGGGCCGCGCACCTCGGCGGTGCCGGCTGCGCGCTGGCTCGGGCCTGGGAGGCGCGCCGTCCCGGCTCCACCCAGCTCGCTGTCGAGATCGACGCCGTGCTGGCCGAGCGCGTACGCCGGTGGTTCGACCTTCCGCGGGCCCCGCGCCTGCGTATCCGGGTGGGGGACGCGGCCGAGGTCGCCCCGAGCCTGCGGCCGGGCGAGTGGGACGCCGTCGTGCGCGACGTCTTCGCCCGCGGCTCGGTGCCCTCAGGGTGCCAGGCCGTCCAGTTCCACGCCGCCTGCCTGCAGGCGCTGGCGCCGGGAGGGGTGTACCTGGCCAACCTCCCCTCGCTGCCCCGGCAGGAGGCCGGGGCCGACCTTGCGGCAATCCGTGAGGTCTTCCCTGCCGTCATGGTGGTGGCCGACCCGGCCCACGCACGGGGCAAGCGGCGCGGCAACCTCGTTGCCCTGGCCCGGCGTGAACCGTGGAGCGCAGGCGAGCGCGATGAGATCGAGCGCGCCGTGCGTCGTCTGCCCCTGCCGGTGCGGACCTGGCTGCCCCAGGACCCGGCGCTGCCGCGAACCTGA
- a CDS encoding MFS transporter: MTDAASEPAHASPPLGGVRAWLVLAPAAVIYVLAVAARTSFAVAVPQASERFPGGASMLATFVVLQLAVYALAQVPVGLLLDRFGSRRVLVTGGLVVACGQLLMATATSVPAAVAARVLVGAGDATAFISTLRLLPTWFPLGTVPLMSQLVSVFGQLGQVVSAVPFLALLHARGWTTTFATMSGISMAVAMTGLALIRDVPPGTQAGAQVGRRERTGTTMAVVMRHPGTWLGFFCHWIGMFPAAVLTLMWGVSWMTQGLGVSASTASAALTANTAAGVVGGMSAGILSSRLPAHRSTVVIVSALVSVGAWIAGLLLPQAVLAAFLAAVVLGVTAPYSGIGFDVARSLNAPSRWGTCTGLVNTGGFTATILAVELVGVVLDLTGGNRSAEDFRLAVATTAAVWLVGMAGLLVSRRATRRHLRSGRWQTSF; encoded by the coding sequence GTGACCGACGCCGCCTCGGAGCCTGCGCACGCCTCCCCGCCCCTGGGAGGCGTGCGCGCATGGCTCGTCCTGGCGCCCGCGGCCGTCATCTACGTCCTGGCCGTGGCCGCCCGCACCTCCTTCGCGGTAGCGGTCCCTCAGGCCAGTGAGCGTTTTCCAGGAGGAGCCAGCATGCTGGCGACCTTCGTCGTGCTGCAGCTGGCGGTCTACGCCCTGGCCCAGGTCCCCGTGGGGCTCCTGCTGGACCGTTTCGGCTCACGCCGCGTGCTCGTGACCGGCGGCCTGGTCGTGGCCTGCGGCCAGCTCCTCATGGCTACGGCCACCTCGGTGCCGGCAGCGGTGGCGGCCCGTGTCCTGGTCGGGGCAGGCGACGCGACGGCCTTCATCAGCACCCTGCGCCTGCTTCCCACCTGGTTCCCGCTGGGGACCGTGCCCCTGATGAGTCAGCTGGTCTCGGTCTTCGGACAGCTGGGGCAGGTCGTCTCCGCCGTCCCCTTCCTCGCCCTTCTCCACGCCCGCGGCTGGACCACGACCTTCGCCACGATGTCGGGGATCTCGATGGCGGTGGCGATGACCGGCCTCGCTCTCATCCGCGACGTGCCACCAGGGACACAGGCAGGGGCCCAGGTGGGGCGGCGTGAGAGGACAGGGACCACGATGGCTGTGGTCATGCGCCACCCCGGTACCTGGCTGGGCTTCTTCTGCCACTGGATCGGCATGTTCCCGGCTGCGGTGCTGACCCTGATGTGGGGCGTGTCCTGGATGACCCAGGGCCTGGGAGTATCGGCGTCTACGGCCTCCGCGGCCCTGACGGCCAACACCGCGGCCGGGGTGGTAGGTGGGATGAGCGCCGGGATTCTCTCCTCACGCCTGCCCGCCCACCGCTCGACCGTCGTCATCGTCTCGGCACTGGTGTCGGTGGGGGCCTGGATAGCCGGTCTGCTCCTGCCCCAGGCGGTCCTGGCCGCCTTCCTGGCTGCCGTGGTGCTGGGGGTGACGGCGCCCTACTCCGGTATCGGCTTCGACGTCGCCCGCTCACTCAACGCGCCGAGCCGGTGGGGAACCTGTACGGGCCTGGTCAACACCGGCGGCTTCACGGCCACGATCCTCGCCGTCGAGCTGGTGGGCGTCGTGCTGGACCTGACCGGGGGAAACCGCTCGGCCGAGGACTTCCGCCTGGCTGTCGCCACCACGGCCGCGGTGTGGCTGGTGGGGATGGCCGGGCTGCTGGTCTCGCGCCGTGCCACGCGCCGCCACCTGCGCTCAGGACGCTGGCAGACCAGCTTCTGA
- a CDS encoding PAC2 family protein yields the protein MPMPLYSFERPTGEPVAPRVLLYHLDGAMDAGHAGELAVEQLLMTLPWQRLATFDTDALMDYRARRPMMTFSSHTYTSVQMPELVLDLLQDDEGEDLLLLHGSEPDYRWEELVGAVTHLALTMGVSQAVSMTGMPLAVPHTRPVYVHHHGNRPEELPEQPDFFGHAEFPGSMSGLLELRLGEAGLSSRGLTAGIPHYVARDDYPAGAAALLAGVAETTGLALPLGDLEAAAAVNRAEIDTEAAGQPEVAAVVSALEAQYDAVAPVKADVEGVSRMLDVPTADEIGARLEAFLEANGTDPGLQYPGSTGVEPRPHDGRDQPLP from the coding sequence ATGCCCATGCCGCTCTACAGCTTTGAGCGCCCCACGGGGGAGCCTGTGGCACCCAGGGTCCTTCTGTACCACCTGGACGGGGCGATGGACGCCGGCCACGCCGGTGAGCTCGCCGTCGAGCAGCTGCTCATGACGCTCCCGTGGCAGCGCCTGGCGACCTTCGACACTGACGCCCTCATGGACTACCGGGCGCGCCGCCCCATGATGACCTTCAGCTCCCACACCTACACCTCGGTCCAGATGCCCGAGCTGGTCCTCGACCTGCTCCAGGACGACGAGGGTGAGGACCTGCTGCTGCTGCACGGCAGCGAGCCGGACTACCGGTGGGAGGAGCTCGTCGGGGCGGTCACCCACCTGGCGCTCACCATGGGGGTGAGCCAGGCGGTGTCCATGACCGGCATGCCGCTGGCGGTGCCCCACACCCGTCCGGTCTACGTCCATCACCACGGCAACCGCCCGGAGGAGCTTCCCGAGCAGCCCGACTTCTTCGGACACGCTGAGTTCCCCGGGTCCATGAGCGGGCTGCTGGAGCTTCGGCTGGGAGAGGCCGGGCTGAGCTCTCGGGGCCTGACCGCCGGTATCCCGCACTACGTGGCGCGGGACGACTACCCGGCCGGCGCCGCGGCGCTGCTGGCTGGGGTGGCGGAGACCACGGGGCTGGCCCTGCCGCTGGGTGACCTGGAGGCAGCCGCTGCCGTCAACCGTGCGGAGATCGACACCGAGGCCGCAGGGCAGCCGGAGGTGGCTGCCGTGGTCTCGGCCCTGGAGGCCCAGTACGACGCCGTCGCGCCGGTCAAGGCTGACGTGGAGGGGGTCTCCCGCATGCTTGACGTACCGACCGCCGACGAGATCGGCGCCCGTCTGGAGGCCTTCCTGGAGGCCAACGGCACGGATCCTGGCCTGCAGTACCCGGGCTCGACGGGGGTGGAGCCACGTCCTCACGACGGCCGGGACCAACCCCTACCGTGA
- a CDS encoding HelD family protein, with the protein MPASSSSPSCDPSQAQQPVSAREREISAEQRVVDLAYGELDRQLEAARRSLAATEAQGVSGTHQSRGERDAYAVHYSSLITSLEGVEDRLVFGRMDLAADAVDAASASPVTHGGRRHYVGRTGLQDERHREVVLDWRAPLARAFYQATASRPMGLVRRRHINTRARRVVGLEDEVIDVASLDRDGAGSGDDGTPARVAAEGLQGEGALIAAMSAARDGRMGDIVATIQAEQDRVVTSDGRGVLVVQGGPGTGKTAVALHRVAYLFYSERERLERSGVLLVGPSRTFLRYVEQVLPSLGETGVVSTTIGDLVPGLHARGTDSPAVHELKGRQLWAEVLRRAVRSLQRVPGSPREIMVQGTRLLLEPADVREAMSRARRSGKPHNLARETFVLWLLERLTDQYAAATRQDASDPETRAWIREDVRTARDARREINLCWMPTTPTGLLERLWSRPALLEQVAPELSPAERESLWREPGSPLTPADVPLVDELAELLGPSEDAQARQARLEARRRAELVDYAARAIESQDLGGGMVSAEMLADRMADSGPSLTLAERARADRGWTYGHVVVDEAQELGDMAWRALARRCPVRSFTVVGDLAQYSGPHAPSSWAEVLQVLGTSHVPARRGGRTASRSASTPLREEVLTVCYRTPATIMDAADAVTSALGHPPVYPVSSVRDLPGCLAAEELSTSPAAADSQAWAAHLRQVVAQELTALDEAVGPQGGRVAVIAPDAPAVAAWLGQDATLAEAMTAPGGDVLRARLAVMGPVLSKGLEFDVVVLVDPSEIGRRSAGDLYVAMTRPTRRLRVVSRTALPQGLSAEHPGEPGHTLLG; encoded by the coding sequence ATGCCTGCGTCATCATCGTCACCGTCCTGCGACCCGTCCCAGGCCCAGCAGCCGGTCTCGGCCCGCGAGCGCGAGATCAGCGCCGAGCAGCGCGTGGTCGACCTGGCCTACGGTGAGCTGGACCGTCAGCTGGAGGCCGCACGCCGGTCCCTGGCCGCCACCGAGGCGCAGGGGGTGTCCGGCACCCACCAGTCACGTGGTGAGCGGGACGCCTACGCCGTGCACTACTCCAGCCTCATCACCTCGCTGGAGGGCGTGGAGGACCGCCTGGTCTTCGGACGCATGGACCTGGCTGCTGACGCCGTCGACGCCGCCAGCGCCAGCCCGGTCACCCACGGCGGCCGGCGCCACTACGTCGGACGTACCGGCCTGCAGGACGAACGGCACCGCGAGGTCGTGCTGGACTGGCGAGCCCCGCTGGCCCGTGCCTTCTACCAGGCCACCGCGTCCAGGCCGATGGGGCTGGTGCGCCGCAGGCACATCAACACCCGTGCCCGTCGCGTGGTCGGCCTGGAGGACGAGGTCATCGACGTCGCCTCCCTGGACCGCGACGGCGCTGGCTCAGGCGACGACGGCACCCCGGCTCGCGTGGCCGCTGAGGGCCTGCAGGGAGAGGGCGCGCTCATCGCGGCGATGAGCGCCGCCCGTGACGGGCGTATGGGCGACATCGTGGCCACGATCCAGGCCGAGCAGGACCGCGTCGTCACCTCTGACGGCAGGGGCGTCCTGGTGGTCCAGGGAGGCCCGGGCACCGGCAAGACCGCGGTCGCCCTGCACCGGGTGGCCTACCTGTTCTACTCCGAGCGCGAGCGGCTGGAGCGCTCCGGCGTTCTCCTGGTCGGCCCCTCACGCACCTTCCTGCGCTACGTGGAGCAGGTCCTGCCCTCGCTCGGTGAGACCGGAGTGGTGTCCACCACCATCGGCGACCTCGTGCCGGGCCTGCACGCCCGTGGCACCGACTCACCGGCCGTCCACGAGCTCAAGGGACGGCAGCTGTGGGCTGAGGTGCTGCGCCGGGCGGTACGCAGCCTGCAGCGCGTGCCCGGCTCCCCTCGCGAGATCATGGTCCAGGGCACGCGGCTGCTCCTGGAGCCGGCGGACGTGCGTGAGGCCATGAGCCGGGCGCGACGCTCAGGCAAGCCGCACAACCTGGCGCGCGAGACCTTCGTGCTGTGGCTCCTGGAGCGCCTGACCGACCAGTACGCCGCCGCTACCCGGCAGGACGCCTCCGACCCTGAGACCCGGGCGTGGATCCGCGAGGACGTACGCACCGCCCGCGACGCCCGCAGGGAGATCAACCTGTGCTGGATGCCGACGACGCCCACAGGTCTGCTGGAGCGCCTGTGGTCGCGTCCGGCGCTGCTGGAGCAGGTGGCCCCCGAGCTCAGCCCGGCTGAGCGGGAGAGCCTGTGGCGCGAGCCCGGCTCCCCCCTGACCCCGGCGGACGTCCCGCTGGTCGACGAGCTCGCCGAGCTGCTGGGTCCCAGCGAGGACGCCCAGGCCCGTCAGGCCAGGCTGGAGGCCCGCCGGCGTGCCGAGCTGGTCGACTACGCCGCCCGCGCCATCGAGTCCCAGGACCTGGGCGGCGGCATGGTCAGCGCCGAGATGCTGGCTGACCGGATGGCGGACTCCGGCCCGTCCCTGACACTGGCCGAGAGGGCGCGGGCCGACCGCGGCTGGACCTACGGGCACGTCGTGGTCGACGAGGCCCAGGAGCTGGGCGACATGGCCTGGCGGGCGCTGGCACGCCGTTGCCCGGTACGGTCCTTCACGGTGGTCGGGGACCTCGCTCAGTACTCCGGGCCGCACGCGCCCTCCTCCTGGGCCGAGGTCCTTCAGGTGCTGGGGACCTCTCACGTCCCGGCACGCCGCGGCGGGCGGACGGCGAGCAGGTCCGCGTCCACGCCGCTGCGCGAGGAGGTGCTCACCGTGTGCTACCGCACCCCGGCCACGATCATGGACGCGGCTGACGCCGTGACCAGCGCGCTGGGCCATCCACCGGTCTACCCGGTGAGCTCGGTCCGCGACCTGCCCGGGTGCCTGGCTGCCGAGGAGTTGTCGACCTCACCGGCCGCGGCAGACTCCCAGGCCTGGGCCGCGCACCTTCGTCAGGTGGTGGCCCAGGAGCTGACCGCCCTCGACGAGGCCGTCGGTCCCCAGGGCGGGCGCGTGGCCGTCATCGCCCCTGACGCGCCGGCCGTGGCCGCCTGGCTCGGCCAGGACGCCACGCTGGCGGAGGCGATGACGGCTCCGGGCGGGGACGTGCTGCGAGCCAGGCTCGCGGTGATGGGACCGGTGCTGTCCAAGGGGCTGGAGTTCGACGTCGTCGTCCTGGTGGACCCCTCCGAGATCGGGCGCAGGAGCGCCGGGGACCTGTACGTGGCCATGACCCGGCCCACGCGCCGGCTGCGCGTGGTCTCGCGGACCGCGCTGCCGCAGGGCCTGTCCGCGGAGCATCCGGGCGAGCCAGGTCACACTCTCCTAGGATGA
- a CDS encoding AMP-binding protein, with the protein MSDTSRRYLRPHYAPGVPATIAPVTEPLSRMLDDATRRFPDHVALDFLGATTTYAQLSRQVAQAAETLRRAGVGRGDVVGLILPNCPQHVVLAYAAWRIGAIVAEHNPLAPAAQVREQISIHHGKVIIAWEKTLARLVQASGSLRAAGLADLQVYSVDLSRGLPWTSRLALRLPVAAARAQRSELRGKVPAGVRSWDDAVAASTPLPAGHPLPDVDETAVLLYTGGTTGSPKAVRLTHTNLRSNAEMSLAWASQTCETGQETFYAVLPFFHAFGLSLSLLCAVGLAATQVVLPKFSADMVLTAWKRRPATFFPGVPVMFDRIVSRASATGADLSSCKIAVCGAAANPKAIAQAWEEATGGTIIEGYGMTEASPIILGNPISPERRAGALGVPFPSTDVRLVDPEDTDTDVEPGQVGELLARGPQVFAGYWENPEETEAVLLPGGWLRTGDLVRQEDDGFYVIADRRKELIISGGFNIYPTEVEAAVRSMPQVEEVAVVGLPGGERDAGNERVVAAILPKEGQTVTLEQVRAWAEQTLSHYALPRQIAILSEMPRSQIGKVLRRVVREELLAAREAASGAADAVASASVSAAASLVERLGEAQGAQSRSTHVSSAAQAHQSEEGDR; encoded by the coding sequence ATGAGCGACACCTCGCGCCGCTACCTGCGGCCTCACTACGCCCCCGGCGTACCTGCCACCATCGCTCCTGTCACCGAGCCGCTCTCGCGCATGCTCGACGACGCCACGCGCCGCTTCCCCGACCACGTCGCCCTGGACTTCCTGGGGGCCACGACCACCTACGCCCAGCTCTCTCGCCAGGTCGCCCAGGCTGCTGAGACCCTGCGCAGGGCCGGGGTGGGACGCGGCGACGTCGTCGGCCTCATCCTTCCCAACTGCCCTCAGCACGTCGTGCTCGCCTATGCCGCCTGGCGCATCGGCGCCATCGTGGCCGAGCACAACCCTCTGGCCCCTGCCGCCCAGGTCCGTGAGCAGATCAGCATCCACCACGGCAAGGTCATCATCGCCTGGGAGAAGACGCTGGCACGCCTGGTCCAGGCCTCCGGGTCGCTGCGCGCCGCTGGGCTGGCCGACCTCCAGGTCTACTCCGTGGACCTTTCTCGCGGCCTGCCGTGGACCAGCCGCCTGGCCCTGCGCCTGCCGGTGGCCGCCGCCCGCGCCCAGCGCTCAGAGCTGCGCGGCAAGGTCCCGGCTGGCGTGCGCTCGTGGGACGACGCCGTCGCCGCCTCCACCCCGCTTCCGGCCGGGCACCCCCTGCCGGACGTCGACGAGACCGCCGTCCTGCTCTACACCGGCGGTACGACCGGCAGCCCCAAGGCCGTGCGACTGACCCACACCAACCTGCGCTCCAACGCCGAGATGAGCCTGGCCTGGGCCTCCCAGACCTGCGAGACGGGCCAGGAGACCTTCTACGCGGTCCTGCCCTTCTTCCACGCCTTCGGGCTCAGCCTGTCCCTGCTGTGCGCCGTGGGTCTGGCGGCCACCCAGGTGGTCCTGCCCAAGTTCAGCGCTGACATGGTGCTCACCGCCTGGAAGCGCCGCCCGGCCACCTTCTTCCCGGGCGTGCCGGTCATGTTCGACCGTATCGTCTCGCGCGCCAGTGCCACCGGCGCGGACCTGTCGAGCTGCAAGATCGCCGTGTGCGGAGCGGCCGCCAACCCCAAGGCCATCGCCCAGGCCTGGGAGGAGGCCACCGGCGGCACCATCATCGAGGGCTACGGCATGACCGAGGCCTCCCCCATCATCCTGGGCAACCCCATCTCCCCTGAGCGCCGTGCCGGGGCGCTGGGCGTGCCCTTCCCCTCCACCGACGTGCGACTGGTCGACCCCGAGGATACGGACACCGACGTCGAGCCCGGGCAGGTCGGTGAGCTACTGGCGCGCGGCCCCCAGGTCTTTGCCGGCTACTGGGAGAACCCTGAGGAGACCGAGGCCGTCCTGCTGCCCGGGGGCTGGCTGCGCACCGGGGACCTGGTTCGCCAGGAGGACGACGGCTTCTACGTCATCGCCGACCGGCGCAAGGAGCTCATCATCTCCGGGGGCTTCAACATCTACCCCACCGAGGTCGAGGCAGCCGTACGCTCGATGCCCCAGGTCGAGGAGGTCGCCGTCGTCGGCCTGCCCGGAGGCGAGAGGGACGCTGGTAACGAGCGCGTCGTGGCCGCGATCCTGCCCAAGGAGGGCCAGACGGTCACCCTGGAGCAGGTGCGTGCGTGGGCCGAGCAGACCCTGTCCCACTACGCGCTGCCCCGCCAGATCGCGATCCTGAGCGAGATGCCCCGGTCCCAGATCGGCAAGGTCCTGCGCCGGGTCGTGCGCGAGGAGCTGCTGGCCGCCAGAGAGGCCGCCAGCGGGGCGGCCGACGCCGTCGCCTCGGCCTCCGTCAGCGCGGCCGCTTCCCTGGTCGAGCGTCTAGGTGAGGCCCAGGGTGCCCAGTCCAGGAGCACCCACGTCTCCTCGGCCGCCCAGGCCCACCAGAGCGAGGAGGGCGACCGGTGA